The proteins below are encoded in one region of Parvicella tangerina:
- the rpsT gene encoding 30S ribosomal protein S20, which translates to MANIKSAIKRTRSNEAKRVRNKYQHKTTRNAVRKLRATTDKKEATALYPEVVAMLDKLAKRNIIHKNKASNLKSKLALHVNSL; encoded by the coding sequence ATGGCAAACATTAAGTCAGCAATTAAAAGAACTAGATCTAACGAAGCGAAAAGAGTTAGAAATAAGTATCAACACAAAACAACCAGAAATGCTGTCAGAAAATTGAGAGCAACTACTGATAAAAAAGAGGCTACTGCATTGTATCCTGAGGTTGTGGCTATGTTGGACAAATTAGCGAAGAGAAACATTATTCACAAAAACAAAGCTTCTAACTTAAAGTCAAAGTTAGCTTTGCACGTGAACTCGCTTTAA
- a CDS encoding OmpH family outer membrane protein yields MRKALFTITLTLATLFASAQNMAHMDTQKIIPQLPDYQKAQAELQTAMEKSQEEMEFFAEKVKEKQKEALELEKKCQADPENCDQGSLQLAYQMYDDRMKNFEDIQYKSEMELQNLENTKINNIVSKIQKAAKEIATEKGYTYVFDVNSLMVAGGEDITDLVLAKLLEGSAGTGE; encoded by the coding sequence ATGAGAAAAGCATTATTTACCATAACCTTAACCTTAGCTACATTATTTGCCAGTGCTCAAAACATGGCACACATGGACACACAAAAAATCATTCCTCAGCTGCCTGACTATCAAAAGGCACAAGCTGAACTTCAAACGGCTATGGAGAAGTCTCAGGAAGAAATGGAGTTCTTTGCAGAAAAGGTGAAAGAGAAGCAAAAAGAAGCTTTAGAACTTGAAAAGAAATGTCAAGCAGATCCAGAGAACTGCGATCAGGGAAGTCTTCAACTTGCTTACCAAATGTATGACGATAGAATGAAGAACTTTGAAGACATCCAGTACAAGAGCGAGATGGAATTACAAAATTTGGAGAATACAAAGATCAACAACATCGTCTCTAAGATTCAAAAAGCAGCAAAAGAAATCGCTACAGAGAAAGGCTATACTTACGTATTTGATGTCAATTCCCTTATGGTTGCAGGAGGAGAAGATATCACTGACTTGGTACTCGCAAAATTGCTTGAGGGATCAGCAGGTACTGGAGAATAA
- a CDS encoding translation initiation factor: MGKNKNKKNIVYSTNPDFNYEYDEDEVEETLPPEEQLLYVSIDRKQRGGKTVVLIEGFVGEEDDLKDLGKLLKSKCGVGGSAKNGEITIQGDKRDKVIEILEKEGYQTKRKGG, encoded by the coding sequence ATGGGGAAGAACAAGAATAAAAAGAATATAGTCTATTCTACCAATCCAGACTTTAACTATGAGTACGATGAAGATGAGGTAGAAGAAACGCTACCACCAGAAGAGCAGTTGCTTTATGTTTCTATCGATAGAAAGCAACGAGGGGGAAAGACCGTTGTCTTAATCGAAGGTTTTGTAGGTGAGGAAGATGACCTAAAGGATCTAGGAAAACTCCTGAAGTCGAAATGTGGAGTTGGTGGTTCTGCAAAGAATGGAGAGATTACTATTCAGGGGGATAAGCGAGATAAAGTAATTGAGATTTTAGAAAAAGAAGGTTATCAGACAAAGCGGAAAGGAGGGTAG
- a CDS encoding OmpP1/FadL family transporter — MKNLIYSLLLLCPAIAFAQSEQDVYRYSHTHFGGTARYNSVAGAFGSVGADFSVLSTNPAGMGRFRESDFSFTPTLNLSKTTATHNGFTTTAAKENFNINNLGVVFVSKAHPESPSLWRAVQFGFGYNKLANFHEHTSISSVDTTSFSMVLADQGYGATEDELWNYQVSPFMAAPAYEAWLIDPLNGTGGKEVYTTQMYVDSIQQDHEYINKGSLGEWSFGISGNYNDKLYIGGSVNFQRFSFDQEKVHTETSLIDTTSIHSFTYSENLETRGKGVNLKLGAIFLPTQWLRIGIAYHTPTVYYSMRDRWSSQINTYFNDVTSIRTEQSYQANSPDGRFTYRMRTPSRLMGSLAFVVRKKGLISADVELVNYSSGYLKAHPGSGDSYAFDSENTAVQNNFEQALNIRLGGEYRITNLWMIRAGAAYYQNGYNPSVVTTTDPMMTYGGGFGYRSKDFYVDFAYTWTQRTSDYYKYDPLITSAAQLTKISSNIMATVGFKF, encoded by the coding sequence ATGAAAAATTTAATTTATAGCCTACTATTGTTATGTCCTGCAATTGCGTTTGCGCAATCAGAACAGGATGTTTACCGATATAGTCACACGCATTTTGGCGGCACAGCTCGCTATAATTCAGTAGCTGGTGCGTTTGGTTCAGTTGGGGCAGACTTTTCAGTTCTTTCTACCAACCCTGCTGGAATGGGAAGGTTTCGAGAATCCGATTTCTCCTTCACCCCTACGCTGAACCTATCGAAAACAACGGCTACTCACAATGGGTTTACCACCACGGCCGCTAAAGAAAACTTTAACATCAATAACCTTGGAGTTGTATTTGTAAGCAAAGCACACCCAGAAAGTCCAAGCTTATGGAGAGCTGTTCAGTTCGGGTTTGGATATAACAAATTGGCAAATTTCCACGAGCACACCAGTATCAGCTCTGTAGATACGACCTCATTCTCCATGGTTTTAGCTGATCAAGGTTATGGCGCTACAGAAGACGAACTTTGGAATTATCAGGTCTCCCCATTTATGGCGGCTCCTGCCTATGAAGCATGGCTAATAGATCCCTTAAACGGAACAGGAGGTAAAGAAGTTTACACTACACAAATGTATGTTGACAGCATTCAGCAAGACCACGAGTACATCAACAAAGGAAGTCTTGGAGAATGGTCCTTCGGTATTTCAGGTAATTATAACGACAAACTATACATCGGAGGTTCAGTTAATTTCCAGCGGTTCTCTTTTGATCAGGAAAAAGTGCACACGGAAACTTCTTTGATCGATACTACTTCAATTCACTCGTTCACATATTCTGAAAATCTTGAAACAAGAGGGAAAGGGGTTAATTTAAAGTTAGGTGCTATCTTCTTGCCTACCCAATGGTTACGAATTGGTATTGCTTATCATACGCCAACCGTTTACTATAGCATGAGAGACCGATGGTCATCCCAAATCAACACCTACTTTAATGATGTCACATCTATTAGAACAGAACAATCCTATCAGGCTAATTCTCCTGATGGTCGCTTCACCTATCGTATGAGGACTCCTAGTCGCTTAATGGGTAGCCTGGCTTTTGTAGTTAGAAAGAAAGGACTTATCAGTGCTGATGTGGAATTAGTAAACTATTCATCTGGATATTTGAAAGCACATCCAGGATCTGGCGACAGCTACGCTTTTGATTCAGAAAATACTGCTGTTCAGAACAATTTTGAGCAAGCACTAAACATAAGATTAGGAGGAGAATACCGAATTACTAATCTATGGATGATCAGAGCCGGAGCTGCTTATTACCAGAACGGTTATAACCCGAGTGTCGTCACTACCACAGATCCAATGATGACTTACGGTGGAGGATTTGGGTACAGGTCTAAAGATTTTTATGTAGACTTTGCTTACACCTGGACTCAACGAACAAGTGATTACTACAAGTATGACCCACTCATTACAAGTGCTGCTCAACTTACTAAAATAAGCAGTAACATCATGGCAACGGTTGGATTTAAGTTCTGA
- a CDS encoding phosphoribosylaminoimidazolesuccinocarboxamide synthase: protein MNAIKDIAFNFPGQTNHYKGKVRDVYSIDEDLLVMVASDRISAFDVVLPKGIPYKGQVLNQLAAKFLKATEDICPNWLIDSPDPNVSVGKRCEPYRIEMVIRGYLAGHAWRTYKSGERVLCGVTMPEGMRENQKFPEPIITPATKADEGHDEDISREEIIAQGIVSEADYIKLEEYTRKIFQRGTEIAAKQGLILVDTKYEFGKIGDEIFLMDEIHTPDSSRYFYADTYDELLEADQPQRQLSKEFVREWLMAGGFQGKEGQTVPEMTDEFVQSVTDRYIELYEKVTGEKFIKADVSDPVNRIQKNVEACLAGLKV, encoded by the coding sequence ATGAACGCAATAAAAGATATCGCATTTAACTTCCCAGGGCAAACCAATCATTACAAAGGTAAAGTAAGAGATGTGTACAGTATCGATGAAGATTTGTTAGTGATGGTGGCAAGTGACCGTATTTCGGCCTTCGATGTGGTGTTGCCTAAGGGAATTCCCTATAAAGGTCAGGTTTTAAATCAGTTAGCAGCAAAGTTTTTGAAGGCTACTGAAGATATTTGTCCGAATTGGTTGATCGACTCTCCAGACCCAAATGTGAGTGTAGGTAAAAGATGCGAGCCGTATCGTATCGAGATGGTGATTAGGGGGTATTTGGCTGGTCATGCCTGGAGAACCTATAAAAGTGGAGAAAGAGTGTTGTGTGGAGTAACCATGCCAGAAGGGATGAGAGAAAACCAAAAGTTTCCTGAGCCGATTATTACTCCTGCTACCAAAGCGGATGAAGGACACGATGAGGATATTTCGAGAGAAGAGATCATTGCTCAAGGAATTGTATCGGAAGCAGATTATATCAAATTAGAAGAATATACACGCAAAATCTTTCAAAGAGGAACGGAGATCGCTGCAAAGCAAGGACTGATCCTAGTGGATACAAAGTATGAGTTCGGAAAAATAGGAGATGAGATCTTTTTAATGGATGAGATTCATACGCCTGACTCTTCGAGATACTTCTATGCGGATACGTATGATGAATTGTTGGAAGCAGATCAACCTCAAAGACAATTGTCTAAAGAGTTTGTTAGAGAGTGGTTGATGGCTGGAGGTTTCCAAGGGAAAGAAGGTCAAACGGTACCAGAGATGACAGATGAATTTGTACAATCGGTGACGGATCGTTATATTGAACTCTACGAAAAGGTTACTGGAGAGAAATTTATTAAAGCGGATGTTTCAGATCCTGTGAATCGAATTCAAAAGAATGTGGAGGCTTGTCTAGCTGGTCTTAAAGTATAA
- the proS gene encoding proline--tRNA ligase, giving the protein MAKGLPKRSEDFSGWYNELVGMADLAENSGVRGCMVIKPYGFAIWEKMQDQLDRMFKETGHQNAYFPLFVPKSLFEAEEKNAEGFAKECAVVTHYRLKTDPEDASKLIVDPNAKLEEELIVRPTSEAIIWNTYKGWIQSYRDLPILINQWANVVRWEMRTRLFLRTAEFLWQEGHTAHATKQEALDETAQMLDVYAAFAENFMAMPVVKGYKTENERFAGADDTYCIEALMQDGKALQAGTSHFLGQNFAKAFDVKFADKDGKQDYVWATSWGVSTRLMGALIMSHSDDYGLVLPPKLAPIQVAIVPIYKGEDQLAQVSEVANEIKDALIAKGLSVKYDDDDKRKPGWKFAEYEVKGVPVRIAIGARDLENGTVEVARRDTMSKETMPREEVVDHVAGLMDEIQCSLLVRNQQFVKENTHEVETWEEFVDVIENKGGFVSAHWDGTGETEQQIKEATKATIRCIPFDAQEVEGKCIFTGNPSKRKVLFAKAY; this is encoded by the coding sequence ATGGCAAAGGGTTTACCAAAGAGAAGTGAGGATTTTTCAGGATGGTACAATGAACTCGTAGGAATGGCTGATTTGGCTGAGAACTCTGGAGTTCGAGGTTGTATGGTAATCAAGCCTTATGGGTTTGCGATCTGGGAAAAAATGCAAGATCAATTGGATCGAATGTTTAAGGAAACAGGGCATCAAAATGCTTACTTTCCCTTGTTTGTCCCGAAAAGCTTATTCGAAGCAGAAGAGAAGAATGCGGAGGGATTTGCTAAAGAATGTGCAGTTGTCACGCATTACAGACTCAAAACTGATCCTGAAGATGCGTCCAAATTGATTGTTGATCCAAATGCGAAATTGGAAGAAGAATTGATTGTTCGTCCAACAAGTGAAGCGATCATCTGGAATACGTATAAAGGATGGATTCAATCCTACCGAGATTTGCCCATCTTGATCAACCAATGGGCTAATGTAGTTCGATGGGAAATGAGAACACGTCTATTTTTAAGGACTGCTGAGTTCTTGTGGCAGGAAGGTCATACAGCTCATGCCACGAAGCAGGAAGCATTGGATGAAACAGCTCAAATGCTTGATGTTTATGCAGCGTTTGCAGAGAATTTTATGGCGATGCCCGTTGTAAAAGGATACAAAACAGAGAATGAGCGATTTGCAGGAGCCGATGATACTTATTGTATCGAAGCATTGATGCAGGACGGAAAAGCATTACAGGCAGGTACAAGTCATTTTCTTGGGCAGAATTTTGCTAAAGCTTTTGACGTGAAATTTGCGGATAAAGATGGTAAGCAAGATTATGTATGGGCAACATCATGGGGGGTGAGTACTCGTTTGATGGGGGCGCTGATCATGAGTCATTCAGATGACTATGGATTGGTGTTGCCTCCAAAGTTAGCGCCAATACAAGTGGCAATTGTTCCAATTTACAAGGGAGAAGATCAGTTAGCTCAGGTGTCAGAAGTGGCCAATGAAATCAAGGATGCGCTGATAGCAAAAGGATTGTCTGTAAAGTATGATGATGATGATAAGCGTAAACCAGGATGGAAGTTTGCTGAGTATGAAGTGAAAGGGGTTCCGGTTAGAATTGCAATCGGTGCACGAGATCTGGAAAATGGAACTGTGGAGGTCGCTAGGAGAGATACGATGAGTAAGGAAACGATGCCGAGAGAAGAGGTGGTTGATCATGTTGCCGGTCTGATGGATGAGATTCAGTGTTCGCTCCTGGTCAGAAATCAACAGTTTGTAAAAGAGAATACACATGAAGTGGAAACGTGGGAAGAGTTTGTTGATGTGATCGAAAATAAAGGGGGGTTTGTATCTGCTCATTGGGATGGAACAGGAGAGACAGAACAACAGATAAAAGAAGCAACAAAGGCGACCATCAGATGTATTCCTTTTGATGCACAAGAAGTTGAAGGAAAATGTATCTTTACAGGAAATCCTTCAAAAAGAAAAGTGCTTTTTGCAAAGGCTTATTAA
- a CDS encoding class I SAM-dependent methyltransferase: MKPNEDYLNINKSNWNSRVDTHYNSDFYDINSFRIGETSLNEIELGLLGDVTAKKIAHLQCHFGLDSLSLTRMGAKVTGLDFSDKAINTAKQLNSDLGLDARFVCADVYRANEFLPNDFDIVFTTYGTIGWLPNINKWAETIKNLLKAGGKLIFVEFHPVLWMFDDNFNEISYSYFNREDIITSSIETYTDGEVISQPKTVSWNHSLGEVMQALKSQGLQIEDFNEYDYSPYDCFANTTKISEKKYQIKGMEGKLPMVYSVVASRS, translated from the coding sequence ATGAAGCCAAACGAAGATTATTTGAACATAAATAAATCAAACTGGAATAGCAGAGTTGACACTCACTACAACTCTGATTTTTACGATATTAACAGTTTCAGAATTGGCGAAACTTCACTTAACGAAATTGAACTAGGTTTACTAGGAGATGTGACAGCAAAGAAAATTGCTCATCTTCAATGTCATTTTGGGTTGGACTCACTTTCTTTAACTCGCATGGGAGCTAAGGTAACTGGGCTGGACTTCTCTGACAAGGCTATAAATACAGCGAAGCAACTTAATTCAGACCTAGGGCTAGACGCCCGTTTTGTGTGTGCAGATGTCTATCGTGCAAATGAATTCTTACCTAATGATTTTGATATCGTATTTACAACATACGGCACAATAGGCTGGTTACCAAACATCAACAAATGGGCTGAAACAATTAAAAACCTACTCAAAGCTGGAGGTAAGTTAATATTTGTTGAATTCCACCCTGTACTTTGGATGTTTGACGACAATTTTAATGAAATTTCTTATTCCTATTTTAACAGAGAAGACATCATAACATCTTCGATAGAAACCTATACTGATGGAGAGGTAATAAGTCAACCGAAAACTGTTTCATGGAACCATTCTTTAGGCGAGGTCATGCAAGCATTAAAAAGTCAAGGTTTGCAAATTGAAGATTTCAACGAATATGATTACTCTCCTTATGATTGCTTCGCGAATACCACAAAAATCTCAGAAAAAAAATATCAGATTAAAGGCATGGAAGGAAAGTTACCGATGGTTTACTCTGTAGTGGCTAGTCGATCGTGA
- the wecB gene encoding non-hydrolyzing UDP-N-acetylglucosamine 2-epimerase has translation MKIVTIIGARPQIIKAAGLSRAIKNNFSDKIEEIIVHTGQHYDQNMSEVFFEELGIPKPNINLNVGSGKHGEQTAKMISGIEDILINEQPDAIVLYGDTNSTLAGAVAASKIHVPIVHIEAGLRSYNKQMPEEINRIMCDHASTLLFSPTKAGVENLVKEGFKLDNIAPFNSDQPGVFHCGDIMYDNSLYFSELSDKKSSVLQDNKIKAGGYVLSTIHRNDNTDQPERLSGIFEAILELIDVYGLDFVLPLHPRTEKQMKVNLSETLQKRIEEEVRLKLIPPVSFLDMIALEKNSKIVVTDSGGVQKEAFFFQKPCVILRPETEWVELVACGAAKIVGWHKEQIIDAFNGYMNTEQIDFPPLFGDGEAGKFMCEKMLESLG, from the coding sequence ATGAAAATCGTTACTATCATTGGGGCAAGACCGCAAATTATTAAGGCGGCAGGATTGAGCAGAGCAATCAAAAATAATTTCTCAGACAAGATTGAAGAGATTATTGTGCATACTGGACAGCACTACGATCAGAACATGTCTGAGGTCTTCTTTGAAGAGTTAGGTATTCCTAAACCGAATATTAATTTAAATGTGGGTTCAGGAAAGCATGGTGAGCAAACAGCAAAAATGATCAGTGGTATTGAAGATATCTTGATCAATGAGCAGCCAGATGCGATAGTTTTATACGGAGATACCAATTCAACATTGGCTGGAGCTGTTGCTGCCTCAAAAATTCACGTGCCAATCGTGCATATAGAAGCAGGCCTTCGCTCTTACAATAAACAAATGCCAGAAGAGATCAACAGGATCATGTGCGACCACGCCAGTACATTATTGTTTTCTCCAACCAAAGCAGGCGTGGAGAATTTGGTAAAAGAAGGTTTTAAATTAGATAATATAGCTCCTTTTAATAGTGATCAGCCAGGTGTATTTCATTGTGGTGATATCATGTATGATAATAGCCTTTACTTCTCAGAATTATCAGACAAGAAGAGTTCTGTTCTTCAGGATAATAAAATTAAAGCAGGAGGATATGTGTTGTCAACGATACACCGAAACGATAATACGGATCAACCAGAGCGATTGTCTGGTATTTTTGAAGCAATCCTTGAATTGATTGATGTTTATGGTCTTGATTTTGTGCTGCCGTTGCACCCACGAACCGAGAAACAAATGAAAGTGAACCTTTCAGAGACTTTGCAAAAAAGAATAGAGGAGGAGGTACGATTAAAGTTAATCCCTCCAGTTTCTTTTCTCGATATGATCGCTTTAGAAAAGAACTCGAAAATTGTAGTTACGGATAGTGGTGGCGTTCAAAAGGAAGCGTTCTTCTTTCAAAAACCATGTGTGATTCTCCGTCCGGAAACGGAATGGGTAGAATTAGTTGCATGTGGAGCAGCGAAAATAGTAGGGTGGCATAAAGAGCAGATCATTGATGCTTTTAATGGCTATATGAATACTGAGCAAATAGACTTTCCACCACTGTTTGGAGATGGTGAAGCAGGTAAGTTTATGTGTGAGAAGATGCTGGAAAGTTTAGGGTAA
- the sucD gene encoding succinate--CoA ligase subunit alpha translates to MSVLVNKDSKVIVQGFTGSEGTFHAGQMIEYGTNVVGGVTPGKGGQTHLDKPVFNTVEEAVQKAGADVSIIFVPPAFAADAIMEAAQAGIKVIVCITEGIPVADMVNVKEYLSDKDCTLIGPNCPGVMTAGEAKVGIMPGFIFNKGSIGIVSKSGTLTYEAVDQISKAGLGQTTAIGIGGDPIIGTTTKEAVQLLMADPETEGIIMIGEIGGNLEAEAGKWIKEHGTKPVVAFIAGETAPAGRTMGHAGAIVGGEEDTAAAKKRILRECGVHVVDSPAEIGKKMVEVLGVTA, encoded by the coding sequence ATGAGTGTACTAGTAAATAAAGATTCAAAAGTAATCGTACAAGGATTTACAGGAAGCGAAGGAACATTCCACGCAGGACAGATGATTGAGTATGGAACTAACGTTGTGGGTGGAGTGACGCCAGGAAAAGGTGGTCAAACTCACTTAGACAAGCCAGTTTTTAATACGGTTGAAGAAGCTGTTCAGAAAGCGGGGGCTGATGTTTCGATTATCTTCGTTCCACCAGCATTTGCTGCTGATGCAATCATGGAAGCTGCTCAAGCAGGAATTAAAGTGATCGTTTGTATTACGGAAGGGATTCCAGTAGCTGATATGGTGAATGTAAAGGAATACTTGTCAGATAAAGATTGTACACTTATCGGACCGAACTGTCCAGGGGTGATGACTGCTGGAGAAGCTAAGGTTGGTATTATGCCAGGGTTTATCTTCAACAAAGGTTCTATCGGAATCGTCTCTAAGTCAGGAACTTTGACTTATGAGGCAGTAGATCAAATTAGTAAGGCAGGATTAGGTCAGACAACTGCAATCGGAATCGGAGGAGATCCAATTATTGGTACAACTACGAAAGAGGCTGTTCAATTGTTGATGGCAGATCCAGAGACGGAAGGAATCATTATGATCGGTGAGATCGGAGGGAACCTTGAGGCAGAGGCTGGAAAGTGGATCAAAGAGCATGGAACTAAACCAGTTGTAGCTTTCATCGCTGGAGAGACAGCTCCTGCAGGTAGAACAATGGGGCACGCTGGTGCAATCGTTGGTGGGGAAGAAGATACAGCTGCTGCAAAGAAAAGAATATTGAGAGAGTGTGGAGTTCACGTGGTAGATTCTCCAGCTGAGATTGGAAAGAAAATGGTTGAAGTATTAGGTGTTACTGCTTAA
- the radC gene encoding RadC family protein produces MTLKLTLRELAEDDRPREKMIQKGTQSLSDAELIAILIGSGNRQETAVQLSQRVLNNYNHNLISLSRSSIKELQQFKGIGEAKAITIAAAMELGRRRAAQSENVVQQISSSKAAYEVLKAKLEDLPHEEFWVMLLSRSNKVIDIQMIGRGGISGTVADVRVILKLAIESLASGIILGHNHPSGNLSPSNADITLTHKVKESAKLMDVAVLDHLIVTDTSYYSFADNGKI; encoded by the coding sequence ATGACCCTAAAACTAACCCTGAGGGAATTGGCTGAAGATGACCGTCCGAGGGAGAAAATGATTCAAAAAGGAACGCAATCATTAAGTGATGCTGAACTCATCGCGATTCTAATTGGCTCTGGAAATAGACAAGAAACTGCTGTTCAGTTGAGTCAGAGAGTGTTGAATAACTATAATCACAACCTGATTTCGTTAAGCCGTTCATCCATTAAAGAACTGCAACAATTTAAAGGTATTGGAGAAGCTAAGGCAATCACGATAGCTGCTGCTATGGAACTCGGTAGGAGAAGAGCTGCTCAATCGGAAAATGTCGTTCAGCAAATCTCGTCTAGCAAAGCTGCGTATGAAGTGCTAAAAGCAAAGCTGGAGGATCTACCCCATGAGGAGTTCTGGGTGATGTTACTTTCTCGCAGTAATAAAGTCATTGATATTCAAATGATAGGAAGAGGAGGAATTAGTGGAACGGTTGCAGATGTAAGAGTGATTCTAAAACTGGCGATTGAAAGTCTTGCCTCAGGCATCATTCTTGGGCATAATCATCCAAGTGGCAACCTTTCTCCCAGTAATGCGGATATTACACTCACACATAAAGTAAAAGAGAGTGCTAAACTCATGGATGTCGCTGTGCTGGATCATTTGATCGTTACCGATACCTCCTACTATAGCTTTGCTGATAACGGCAAGATTTAA